A single window of Flavobacterium sp. 140616W15 DNA harbors:
- a CDS encoding TonB-dependent receptor: MKKVIFLLCLIPFMSFAQNIKVSGIIKDSDKLPIAFADVKLLNSLDSLVYRNTTADNMGLFKFENVAKGEYILKISASGYTAYYTDFTLNKDKEFAGIAMIKKAEALDDVVITNKKPVIKRKIDRIEFNVENSVLSNTNAWEILKSTPGVTASNNGAIAVRGSSGILVTINDKKVYLSGEELKQLLENTNGDTVKSVEVITNPPAKYDAQGSTVLNIKIKQNNQNGYKGTISTAYVQTAYPKGVMSTSQYYKTKKLALSGNYSFGTGIYYREGADIVYYKDNQDQVTSIWESILNRKNKSLSQNTYRLTAEYEIDSINTLTLGTNGFISLNNHGEYNVPTYIYDANRQIDSLYTTQNKRKNPTRTNAYNASFEHKFSEKQSIVISSDYTKYFKNENQDIYSVFSLPQSGPYRDTRFVSDNTQKIGLFSIQADYNNEIGEAKIEAGIKFGNVNANSNLDYRDDIAGELQLNRNRSSQFLYDENIYAGYLSLSKEIGKWSLKAGLRSEYTELEGNLLTSNEVNTQHYFKLFPTLYALYKLTEAHEIGISYGKRINRPQYSALNPFRSYYNSYSYYTGDPKLQPEIVHNISLQYTLKSKYNFDLYYRNSIDPSMEISFQDYETNTVIYRHTNIERKIGYGLDFSANQEIFPWWQFIFSNGISYSKDTFQGGDGNLYHNNIWSYNNNINNRFTLNKKKELSMELNWSYDSPSVQGTFTVTGSSSLSMGIYKKVFNNNGQVAILFSDIYKGQKVRVTTNYANQYNYFDDYGDTQSVRISFKYNLGNQKLKNKNNKEKTEEQQRL; the protein is encoded by the coding sequence ATGAAAAAAGTTATTTTCTTATTGTGTCTTATTCCCTTCATGAGTTTTGCTCAAAATATAAAAGTTTCAGGAATCATAAAGGACTCTGATAAGCTACCAATTGCATTTGCAGATGTAAAATTATTAAATTCATTAGATTCTTTAGTCTATCGAAATACGACTGCAGATAACATGGGGTTATTTAAGTTCGAAAATGTTGCAAAAGGCGAATACATTTTAAAGATAAGTGCCTCTGGTTATACTGCTTATTATACCGATTTTACGCTTAATAAAGATAAAGAATTTGCAGGAATTGCAATGATAAAAAAAGCTGAAGCACTGGATGATGTCGTAATTACTAATAAAAAGCCTGTTATAAAACGAAAGATAGATCGCATAGAATTCAATGTAGAAAATTCTGTACTATCGAATACAAATGCATGGGAAATATTAAAAAGTACACCTGGAGTTACAGCTTCAAATAATGGAGCAATTGCCGTAAGAGGCAGTAGCGGAATTTTGGTTACTATCAATGATAAAAAAGTATATTTAAGCGGAGAAGAATTAAAACAATTGCTTGAAAATACAAATGGAGATACTGTAAAATCTGTAGAAGTTATAACAAACCCTCCTGCTAAATATGATGCACAGGGAAGTACTGTTTTAAATATAAAAATCAAACAAAATAATCAAAATGGATATAAAGGAACTATTAGTACAGCTTATGTGCAAACGGCGTATCCAAAAGGCGTCATGTCCACAAGTCAATATTACAAAACTAAAAAACTGGCACTATCAGGAAACTATAGCTTTGGAACAGGAATTTATTACAGAGAAGGAGCAGATATAGTTTATTATAAAGACAATCAGGATCAGGTAACCTCAATTTGGGAAAGCATATTAAATCGTAAGAACAAATCATTATCGCAAAACACGTATCGTTTAACTGCCGAGTATGAAATAGATAGTATTAATACGTTAACTCTTGGTACCAATGGTTTTATTAGCCTTAACAACCACGGAGAATACAATGTTCCAACTTATATTTATGATGCTAACAGGCAAATTGATTCACTTTATACAACGCAAAACAAAAGAAAAAACCCAACAAGGACAAATGCGTACAATGCTTCTTTTGAACATAAGTTTTCGGAAAAACAGTCAATCGTTATATCTTCTGATTATACGAAGTATTTCAAGAATGAAAATCAAGATATATATTCTGTATTTTCATTACCTCAAAGCGGGCCTTATCGCGATACTCGCTTTGTAAGTGATAATACACAAAAAATTGGATTGTTTTCTATACAAGCAGATTATAACAATGAAATAGGAGAGGCTAAAATCGAAGCAGGAATTAAATTCGGAAACGTAAATGCCAATAGTAATTTGGATTATCGAGACGATATAGCTGGAGAATTACAACTGAACCGAAACAGAAGCAGTCAATTTTTATATGATGAAAATATTTATGCTGGCTACTTAAGTCTTAGTAAAGAAATTGGCAAATGGAGTTTAAAAGCTGGATTACGATCAGAATATACAGAACTGGAAGGGAACTTATTAACTAGTAATGAAGTTAATACACAGCATTATTTTAAACTATTTCCAACACTATACGCTTTATATAAACTTACAGAAGCTCATGAAATTGGAATATCTTACGGTAAACGGATCAATAGACCCCAATATAGCGCTTTAAATCCATTTCGGTCCTATTATAATTCTTACTCTTATTACACAGGTGATCCAAAATTACAACCCGAAATTGTTCATAATATTAGTTTGCAATACACCCTAAAAAGCAAATATAATTTTGATTTATATTATCGTAATTCGATAGATCCATCAATGGAAATTTCCTTTCAGGATTACGAAACAAACACTGTAATATATCGTCATACCAATATTGAGAGAAAAATAGGTTACGGATTGGATTTTAGTGCAAATCAGGAGATATTTCCTTGGTGGCAATTTATATTTTCAAACGGAATAAGTTATTCAAAAGATACTTTTCAGGGAGGTGACGGTAATTTGTACCACAACAATATCTGGTCTTATAACAATAACATCAACAACCGATTTACCTTGAATAAAAAGAAAGAGTTAAGCATGGAATTAAATTGGTCGTATGATTCCCCTTCAGTGCAAGGAACTTTTACAGTAACTGGGTCATCTAGTCTTTCAATGGGAATTTATAAGAAAGTTTTCAATAATAACGGGCAAGTAGCAATCCTTTTTTCAGATATATATAAAGGGCAGAAAGTACGCGTTACTACAAATTATGCGAATCAATACAATTATTTTGATGATTACGGTGATACACAAAGCGTACGTATATCTTTTAAATACAATCTTGGAAATCAAAAATTAAAGAACAAGAATAACAAAGAAAAAACAGAAGAACAACAAAGGCTTTAA